From one Macaca nemestrina isolate mMacNem1 chromosome 5, mMacNem.hap1, whole genome shotgun sequence genomic stretch:
- the LOC105491576 gene encoding olfactory receptor 2H2 yields MVNQSSPTGFLLLGFSEHPALERTLFVVVFTSYLLTLVGNTLIILLSVLDPRLHSPMYFFLSNLSFLDLCFTTTCVPQMLVNLWGPKKTISFLGCSVQLFIFLSLGTTECILLTVMAFDRYVAVCQPLHYATIIHPRLCWQLASVAWVIGLVESVVQTPSTLRLPFCPHRQVDDFVCEVPVLIRLSCGDTSYNEIQMAVASVFILVVPLSLILVSYGAITRAVLRINSAKGRRKAFGTCSSHLTVVTLFYSSVIAVYLQPKNPYAQERGKFFALVYAVGTPSLNPLIYTLRNKEVTRAFRRLLGKEMGLTQS; encoded by the coding sequence ATGGTTAACCAAAGCTCCCCCACGGGCTTCCTCCTTCTGGGCTTCTCTGAACACCCAGCACTGGAAAGGACTCTCTTTGTGGTTGTCTTCACTTCCTACCTCCTAACCCTGGTGGGCAACACACTCATCATCCTGCTGTCTGTGCTGGACCCCAGGCTCCACTCTCCAATGTACTTTTTCCTCTCCAACCTCTCCTTCTTGGACCTCTGCTTCACCACGACTTGTGTCCCCCAGATGCTGGTTAACCTCTGGGGCCCAAAGAAGACCATCAGCTTCCTGGGCTGCTCTGTCCAGCTCTTCATCTTCCTGTCCCTGGGGACCACTGAGTGCATCCTCTTGACAGTGATGGCTTTTGATCGCTACGTGGCTGTCTGCCAGCCTCTCCATTATGCCACCATCATCCACCCCCGCCTGTGCTGGCAGCTGGCATCTGTGGCCTGGGTCATTGGGCTGGTGGAGTCAGTGGTCCAGACACCATCCACCCTGCGCCTGCCCTTCTGCCCCCATCGGCAAGTGGATGATTTTGTCTGTGAGGTCCCAGTGCTAATTCGACTGTCCTGTGGGGACACCTCCTACAATGAGATCCAGATGGCTGTTGCCAGTGTCTTCATCTTGGTTGTGCCTCTCAGCCTCATCCTTGTCTCTTATGGAGCCATTACCCGGGCAGTGCTGAGGATTAACTCTGCAAAAGGGCGGAGGAAAGCTTTTGGGACCTGCTCCTCCCATCTCACTGTGGTCACCCTCTTCTACAGCTCAGTCATTGCTGTTTACCTCCAGCCCAAAAATCCCTATGCCCAAGAGAGGGGCAAGTTCTTTGCTCTCGTCTATGCAGTGGGCACTCCTTCACTGAACCCTCTCATATACACCCTGAGGAACAAGGAGGTAACCAGGGCATTCAGGAGATTGCTGGGGAAGGAAATGGGGCTCACACAAAGCTGA